CGATATTTCACCAAAGCCGGCGTAATACTTAAAAAAGCAGCCGCTTCCACAGTTTTTACGCCATATGCCAGCAAAAGGTCAACTGTTTTTTCTTCCATGGCGGGATTGTTAGGGTTATGTAATAAATTCAGCCCGTAGGCTTGTCCCGGGGATAATTCTTTTTGGATGTACTGAATTGCCGTTTCGATTTGTGATAATGCCAGTCCACCTGTACCCAGGAAACCCATCATTCCCGCTTTCCCTACTTTTACCACCATTTCCGGTGAAGCCACTCCCCGATACATGGCGCCGGTTAGATACGCATATTTCAGGTTATAATCCTTTTTGAATTCGGAGCTTCCCAATGCCGAAGGAGATATAAGTGTTCCAGCTATTCCTTTACTTTGCGAACCTTGCCCGGAAAAAATATATGGAATCATTTCCTCCCCCCATCAAAGGAATCCTTACTAAATACTTTTATTCACTTAATTTTAAATTTTAATTCATTTAATTTGTCCAGTTTTTTAATCTCCTGATCGAAAGGAGTTAAAACGTCATAAATTTGTGATGCAGAGCCTTTATCTAGTAAGTTGTTTCTCACAAAGCTGGCCAATGTCCCGGATGGTCCCAAGTCAATATAGTTAAACTGACGGGTTGCTTCAAGTTTGCCTATAGTTTTTTGAAACTGAATCGGTTGCCGGACAACATTCCAAAAATACTCCGGCGAGATATCTGTAACCCAACTGCTCAATGAACAGGATATAATCGGAATCTCAGGTTTTCTAAAGGAAAAGGAAAAATTGCGTAAAAACTTCTTATATTCCTCTTCGGCCGGATCAATATTAGTAGAATGAAAACCATATTTTACAGGCAGTGTGAGAAATTGCATATCTTCAGTTTTTAAATATTTCTCAATATCGAATAAACTGCTGCTATGACCGGAAATAACAAAATGGGAAGAATAATTAACTGCAGCCAGTTCCGAATGGAGGAAAATTTCAGCAGATTGATTATACAAATCCGGATTATGAATTACCGCTATCATACTTCCGGGTTGACAATATTTTTCAAATACCTCTACTTGTTTTAAAATACAATCCAGTGTTTCTTCCAGTGAAAGGACACCCGCAATTGCTGCCGCAGTAAATTCTCCCAGGCTTGCCCCTAATACATAATCAGGCTTAATTCCCTGTTCAATTAATACTTGGACTAAAGAATATTCTACCATAAAAATGGCAGGATGAGTGTATATAAGGTTATCGAATCTGTCCCCTTTACTTTTTGCTTGGTTGTAAATTTCATCAATAATTGAGATACCGGCACTATTATACACAATGTCGTTTAATTTGGACAGCCAGTGTCTAAATACTGTATTTTGGCTGTAGAGCGCCTTGCCCATATGATAATATTGTGATCCTTGACCTGAAAACATAAAAATTATAGGTTGTCGCAAAAACCATCATCCTTTCTGCTTTTCTCCTTTTCTCCTTTTTCAAATCTTTAAATAAATAATGCGGCAAAGATATGACTGATTTCCGGTAACCATGTTAAGGACATGTTAAGGACATGTTAAGGACATGTTAAGGCCCATGTTAAGGCCCCCCTTGTTTAAGATTGCGCCTTAAACAGGGGGGCCCTAAGATGATTACGGAAGAAGCAAGTTTTGTGAAAAAAGCATTGAAAAATATTGGGGTTCAGGATAACGCCCCAATTAATACAAAACTATGACTTTTTCCCTCAGGTTCGCCCCGCGCCTCTGAAGAATGCAATTTAGAAAAATTTGGTATAACTTCAGTTCAAACTGTTATCTGCATATAAGCATACGGTCTAGTATTAAAATTTACAATAGACCCGATGCTAAGATTGTGTTAATTGATTGTAAATATTTGAAAGAACCAGGAGAGAGGCCCTTAATGCGACATATATATTAAAAAATATTTAATATAATGATAATAAAAGTAAATATACTTCATTGACAATAAATGATATATTTAGATTGTAACTTTCGGTATTGGAAATTACTGGTTACTATACTGGTTGGAAAAACAGCGGCCGTATTATTTTTAATACGGCCGCTGTTTGAAAGATATCAATTCGCATCCATAGACATAGAAAGCGGGAGATAAGATTCCGGTATTAATTAATTTAAATTGCAGTCTTAACTGCTGCCTGCAGATAGTTTTCTTTCAAAGACCTAACATCAAAATGCAATTGGGTTTTTATAGGATAGGCAATTGAGTACATGTAATTATCAACAATAAAGGACATGGCTTTATATTGAGCAAAATTTTTATAATAACACATTATAAAGTCATCGCCAATGTCAATTCGTGAAATCTCAAAAAGTTCAAATGGGGTCATTAAACCCGTTTTAAGAATCTTGGATAATGCCTCCTTAGCTGTCCACAAAAGAGTCAAACCTGCATCATAGGAAGCAGCGGCAGCAACCAAAGGAACAATCCTTGTAGCTTCAAATTCAGTATTTTGTCCGGTCAAAACATCCCTTTTGCAGGGATCAATCCTCTCCAGGTCAATTCCCATAGGATGAGCTTCCGGAAAGGCCAGCGCCGCTCCATAATCCTCGCAGTGGGTAATACTGACTTGAATATTTTGCTTATTGGATATAACGATCGGATGAGTAAAGACACCGGATTGAATGACAATATCCGTTAACTTTTCTTCGCCGGTTAGAGCAGCTACCGCTTGTTTGGCGGCAAAGCGCCCTATAAGATAACTTCTGCTCCGCTTTTCAAATTTTAATGTATTGTAATAATTACGCTCTTGCGTATGTAAGTATTGAATTATCCCTTCATAATCTATTTTATGGGAAAAAGAACAGCAACATAGGGTGGCGCTAAATTTATTCTCCGGCCTTATTAAGTCAAACTCATCGATAAAAATATTACGGTTCCGCATTTGATTTAATGATACCTCCTGATAAATTCTATTTGCCAGATACTTACTTTACAGCAGAATAACAGGACAATACCTCCATTCTAAAATATTTGCATTCGCTACGTCCGCGACGTATATTGGCAATTACCACATGCAAAGGACACAAATTTACGAAGTTAGAAGTTATTAGAAGTTATTAAAAGAAGTTATAAAAATAGGTGGAAATGAATGAATGAATAGTTTTCAAGTATATCAGCTAAAACTTAAATCTATGTTCTTTAAAAACTATTGCTATATCATTATGGATACGGCAACAAAGCAGACAGCCATTGTCGATCCAGCTTGGGAATTAGATACTATTGAATTATTGCTAAATAAAATAAATGCCGACTTAGTTATGATTCTGTTAACTCATTCCCATTTTGACCACGTTAATCTGGTCAATCCGCTATTGAAAAAATACAATCCGCAAGTAGTAATGTCAGCAAAAGAAATCGATTATTACAAATTTGCATGTAACAACTTAATGCCAATAGCCCATGATGATCTACTCACAGTAGGCGACACCAAGATAAAATGTCTTCTTACTCCCGGGCATACCGCCGGAAGTGCATGTTTTCTTTTGTCAGATTGTTTGTTTACCGGCGATACCATTTTTATTGAGGGTTGTGGTATGTGTGATGCAAATGGCGGTAATCCGGCAGAAATGTATAACAGCATTCAATTGATTAAAAATACCGTTTCTCCCGATGTACTTATCTACCCTGCCCATTCTTATGGAAAAGCACCGGGATACCCTCTGAATTATCTTCTCAAGGAAAACATTTATTTTCAGATTGATAAACGGGAACATTTTATTGCATTTCGAATGCGTAAAAACCAAAATAATTTATTTACATTTTATTAATGTAAGATAAACCGATTTCCGGTAACTTGCCAAACCCCCCTGTTTAAGGTTATGCCCTTACACCAGGGGGGTCCTAAATAAAGCAATTTTTGCAAAAAGGCAGTAGAAAACATTGGGGTTCAGATAATAACCCCCATTAGTACAAATTATGACTTTTCTCCCCATTTTGCTCCACGCCTTCGCAGACGCAACCGGGAGAAATTTTATTCACCGTAACTCACTTAGCTTAATCTTTTAACCTTTTAACTGAAGCAATTATACTATCTAGTCAAATATTTTACAATAGCTGGTATTTTAAGATTGTGTTAAGAATTATATCTTGAAAATACACTTCAGTTTTTTTGCGGTAATTTGCGTCTCGTAAGGATATCCGAAAGCATTATTGACATATAAAATGTTATCTTTCACGACTTGATTATTGACATGGCTGTGCCCATAAACATGAATCCTTGAGCCCAGTCTGCGAATTTGGTCTTCAAGTAATGTTGTTCCAAGCACCGGATACAAGTTTCTTCTTGCAAGGGGAATATAATCCGGCATTATATCAATCCGTGGTAAAAAATGAGAAAAGGAAATAATATACCGGTTTTCATTACTATTACTATTACTGTTACTGTCATCCACAAATGGTTCATTCATAGCGATGAAATGTTCGGTAATGCTCTTTTCATTATGAGGTTCAGGCCATTTACACGCCCGGTAATCGGTCCAGGTTTCAAAAACTTCCTGGGATGGCTCGCCAAAGGAATAATCATACCATGCCGTTAAAGGAATAATGGATAAAGAGGGCAAATGAAACGGTTCCGTTCTTACGCCACAATCAGCAGTTACGGCTTTAAGCAATTGCAGTTTTTCCAGTGAATGTTTACTGGAAGTATGGGGAATCCATAAATCGTGATTGCCGGGAACAAACAGAACCTCCCAAAACCGTTTCCTTAAACTTCTTAATGTCGCTTCGAATAATTGGATGACGTGTGTTACATCCCCGGCTAAAATAAGGAGATCATTTTGGTAATCATAAAGGGATAGATTATTAAACCAATGAAGATTTTCTTCAAAATCAACATGAATATCTGAGATAGAAAATACTTTCAAGATTGGTTTCTCCTTACTATATTAATTCGGCTTTCACACCATACCAAAAACAGCAGCAGATTGACAGTTTGACGCTGCCGCCCCTTACTGCGACGGCGTAATGGCCATCTGGGCAGTCATCATCCAGCGCAGCCGGTCATCCCAGCGGTCCGGCGAAACGGTTACCGTGTAGGTGATGTCGCCGCGCTTCTTTTCCCCATAGGGCCGGATAAAATTTACTTTTCCGGGAATCGATAGATCCGGTATCCCGTCAAAAGTCAAGGCCACAGAGTCGCCCACCCGAATCTTGGCTATGACCAACTCCGTTAAGTCATCACTTCGAACTTCCCAGGCGGATTCATCGGCGATGCGCACAAGCACCGTGCCTATTAAGGCGTGTTCGCCCACTTTTACATCGAGAAAAGATACTGTACCGTCCATCGGCGCTTGCAGTTCGGTCTTGTTGAGCAACCCTTCGGCTTCAGACAGCCTTTCTTCCTGGGTTATCAGGTCGGCCTGAACTTGCGCCAGCGCCGCCCGGGTCCGCTGGACCGCCGTCTTTGCCTGGTCAAGCTGTTGCCGGGATGTAGCCCCGGCTGCATCCAGTCGCTGCTGACGCTCCAGTTCCCGTTCCGCATCGGCCACATTCACCCTGGCCTGCTCCACTGCCGCAGTTGCCCGGTCTACATCCGAGCGGGCGCTGCCCACCCGGGCCTGGTAATCCTGGCGCACCAGCCGGATGAGAGATTGTCCGGTTTTCACCTTGTCCCCCTCGTTGACCAGAATCTCACCTATCGTTCCGTCTACCGGCATCACCATCTGGGCATAACGTACCGGAAATACGATCCCTTCAGCCAATATCCGGTTATCCGCTTTTACCGGCGGTACAACCGTCTTTTCCCCTTGGCGACCGTGCCATGTCCACCACAGGCCTCCCGCCAATGCCGCCACCAACAGCACCAACAGCAACCGGCGCCGCCTTAGCCACCTCCCCAAACCAGACAACCACTCTCTAACCATGACTCTCTCCCTTTGCTCCAGTTTATTCATTCATAACTTAATACATCCCGCACGCTCAGCCGCGCCGCATTCCAGGCAGGCAGCAAACTGGCCACCACCGACAGCGTGGCCGCCAACGCCAGCCAGATGCCCATACCGAGAAAACTGAAAGAAAACGTCAGGGGACTTTGCAGAAACAATATCCCTACTTGGTAACTGAGCAGCGCCGCCACCGGCAGCGCCAGGATGGCTCCTGCCAGCCAGCTTAAGAAACCAATGCATAAGGCCTCCACAACGAATACCTTGCCTACGTTCAGGCTGGACGCGCCAATGGCCCGCATCACTCCAATCTCCCGGGTTCTTTCCAGCACATTGATTCCCATGGTGCCTGTCAGCCCCAGGGCGCCTACCACCGCCAGCAATACGGCCATAATCAGCAGGAAGGTGGTGATGATATCGAACTGCGACCGGGTACGTTGCTTGGTTTCCCAGATGGTATCCACACTTTGGACGCGCAGGCTGTTCTTTTTCATATGTTCTTCCAAAGCCCGTCCCAAAGCGCTTTGTTCCTTGGGATCAGCCGAAGCCGCCACAACCTGTACCGCCCTGGCCCGGCCAGCCTCCTGCACCGCCCCGGTTAGCCACTCATAAGGCGCATAAGCAAATGGACCGGTCAGCGTACTTTGGGCGATTCCTACGACGGTGAACTGCAGCCTGCGGGTTCCCACCTTGATTACCGCCGGCCCGCCTACTTTAAGGTGCGGGCTGTCTTTTAGCACTTCGGTATTCACCACCAGGGCGCTTTCATCTTCGGGCAGCAGCCAACGCCCTTCAATGATCCGGGGTTTAATCATTTTTGTGTCCACCGGCGGCGCCATAACAAACACATTCTTGCTGGACGCATCTTCGGATTCTTTCCGCTCGTCCAGCAGCACCCGGCCGGATGTGAACCCCCAAGTCTCTGCCGCCTTAACCCCGGGCACCCGCAATACCTCTTGCTCAATCCTGCTGGCCCGGTAGCTTTGGGTGAATCCTACTCCTATGTCGTAATGAAAGTAATCCATCGCCTGATCCAGTGTCAAATACAATGACGAGCGCACCGAAAATACCGCCATAAACACTGTCCCGGCCACCGTCATAGTCAGCAGG
This window of the Methylomusa anaerophila genome carries:
- a CDS encoding acyltransferase domain-containing protein, which translates into the protein MFSGQGSQYYHMGKALYSQNTVFRHWLSKLNDIVYNSAGISIIDEIYNQAKSKGDRFDNLIYTHPAIFMVEYSLVQVLIEQGIKPDYVLGASLGEFTAAAIAGVLSLEETLDCILKQVEVFEKYCQPGSMIAVIHNPDLYNQSAEIFLHSELAAVNYSSHFVISGHSSSLFDIEKYLKTEDMQFLTLPVKYGFHSTNIDPAEEEYKKFLRNFSFSFRKPEIPIISCSLSSWVTDISPEYFWNVVRQPIQFQKTIGKLEATRQFNYIDLGPSGTLASFVRNNLLDKGSASQIYDVLTPFDQEIKKLDKLNELKFKIK
- a CDS encoding metallophosphoesterase — protein: MKVFSISDIHVDFEENLHWFNNLSLYDYQNDLLILAGDVTHVIQLFEATLRSLRKRFWEVLFVPGNHDLWIPHTSSKHSLEKLQLLKAVTADCGVRTEPFHLPSLSIIPLTAWYDYSFGEPSQEVFETWTDYRACKWPEPHNEKSITEHFIAMNEPFVDDSNSNSNSNENRYIISFSHFLPRIDIMPDYIPLARRNLYPVLGTTLLEDQIRRLGSRIHVYGHSHVNNQVVKDNILYVNNAFGYPYETQITAKKLKCIFKI
- a CDS encoding 4'-phosphopantetheinyl transferase family protein, coding for MRNRNIFIDEFDLIRPENKFSATLCCCSFSHKIDYEGIIQYLHTQERNYYNTLKFEKRSRSYLIGRFAAKQAVAALTGEEKLTDIVIQSGVFTHPIVISNKQNIQVSITHCEDYGAALAFPEAHPMGIDLERIDPCKRDVLTGQNTEFEATRIVPLVAAAASYDAGLTLLWTAKEALSKILKTGLMTPFELFEISRIDIGDDFIMCYYKNFAQYKAMSFIVDNYMYSIAYPIKTQLHFDVRSLKENYLQAAVKTAI
- a CDS encoding MBL fold metallo-hydrolase, which translates into the protein MNSFQVYQLKLKSMFFKNYCYIIMDTATKQTAIVDPAWELDTIELLLNKINADLVMILLTHSHFDHVNLVNPLLKKYNPQVVMSAKEIDYYKFACNNLMPIAHDDLLTVGDTKIKCLLTPGHTAGSACFLLSDCLFTGDTIFIEGCGMCDANGGNPAEMYNSIQLIKNTVSPDVLIYPAHSYGKAPGYPLNYLLKENIYFQIDKREHFIAFRMRKNQNNLFTFY
- a CDS encoding efflux RND transporter periplasmic adaptor subunit, whose product is MVREWLSGLGRWLRRRRLLLVLLVAALAGGLWWTWHGRQGEKTVVPPVKADNRILAEGIVFPVRYAQMVMPVDGTIGEILVNEGDKVKTGQSLIRLVRQDYQARVGSARSDVDRATAAVEQARVNVADAERELERQQRLDAAGATSRQQLDQAKTAVQRTRAALAQVQADLITQEERLSEAEGLLNKTELQAPMDGTVSFLDVKVGEHALIGTVLVRIADESAWEVRSDDLTELVIAKIRVGDSVALTFDGIPDLSIPGKVNFIRPYGEKKRGDITYTVTVSPDRWDDRLRWMMTAQMAITPSQ